One region of Acidithiobacillus sp. genomic DNA includes:
- a CDS encoding arginyltransferase, which produces MAFYLSTLQKCPYLPDQEELLVLSDPREMVGGVEYDQLLQKGFRRNGPVAYRPMCPQCDACISVRIPVAEFQPDRGQRRTWMRNQGIQIREQIPRWDAAQARLFAEYQCWRHPGGGMDAHADRLYRELIAETGGVDARLLIFEQDKHLLAVALVDVLDGGVSAVYTFYTPDLPQRGLGIFAILSQIEWTRKQRLPHLYLGYWVASSPKMDYKRRFRPLEGFVAGDWRLLSEVYKRA; this is translated from the coding sequence ATGGCCTTTTATCTATCCACTTTGCAGAAATGTCCCTACTTGCCAGATCAGGAAGAACTCCTGGTACTCAGTGACCCTCGCGAGATGGTCGGTGGCGTGGAGTATGACCAACTCTTGCAGAAGGGATTCCGGCGTAATGGTCCGGTGGCCTATCGTCCGATGTGTCCGCAATGCGATGCCTGCATTTCCGTGCGTATCCCCGTCGCGGAGTTTCAGCCGGATCGCGGCCAGCGCCGCACCTGGATGCGGAATCAGGGCATTCAAATACGTGAACAGATTCCGCGATGGGATGCCGCCCAAGCCCGTCTCTTCGCGGAGTATCAGTGCTGGCGGCATCCGGGGGGTGGCATGGACGCGCACGCGGATCGCTTATATCGCGAATTGATTGCGGAAACCGGCGGCGTTGATGCCCGCCTGCTGATTTTTGAGCAGGATAAACACCTGCTAGCAGTGGCATTGGTGGATGTGCTGGACGGTGGCGTGTCTGCAGTTTACACCTTTTACACGCCGGATTTGCCGCAACGCGGCCTGGGTATTTTCGCTATTCTCAGCCAGATTGAATGGACCAGAAAACAGCGCTTGCCCCACCTTTATCTGGGTTACTGGGTCGCGAGCAGCCCAAAAATGGACTATAAAAGGCGCTTTCGGCCTCTGGAAGGCTTTGTAGCGGGTGACTGGCGTCTGCTGTCAGAGGTGTATAAACGCGCATGA
- the fetB gene encoding iron export ABC transporter permease subunit FetB — MNNAAPDIFSTFSPWTMAGVMGLLGSAWALSAWQRLEVGKELLWSAARAMVQLGIMGILLGWLFRQHQPFLLVFFLAAMILMAGRFNRKRGAGIPHAYWIGVISIGVATTVTLGWMLLSGLAFWRGESLVPIGGMIIGNAMNAVSLALNRLRSEVDQREALLLAMLALGANHRQAMRNLYSMVVRSALIPTIDSLKSVGMIHIPGITAGMILAGMAPLAAVSMQLVVMVMLTASVTLSVSTAVLLAAPRALVFSQRIEG, encoded by the coding sequence ATGAACAACGCCGCCCCGGATATTTTCAGCACCTTTTCGCCGTGGACCATGGCTGGAGTGATGGGTCTCCTGGGCAGTGCCTGGGCTTTGTCTGCCTGGCAGCGTCTCGAAGTAGGCAAGGAACTGCTCTGGTCCGCGGCGCGGGCGATGGTCCAATTAGGGATCATGGGGATTTTGCTGGGCTGGTTGTTCCGCCAGCACCAGCCGTTTTTGCTGGTATTCTTTCTGGCAGCCATGATCCTGATGGCCGGTCGATTTAATCGTAAGCGTGGTGCCGGTATCCCTCACGCCTACTGGATCGGGGTGATCAGCATTGGTGTGGCGACTACCGTCACCCTAGGTTGGATGCTTCTGTCCGGATTGGCCTTTTGGCGCGGCGAATCATTGGTCCCCATTGGCGGTATGATTATCGGTAACGCGATGAACGCCGTATCGCTGGCGCTAAACCGTCTGCGCAGCGAGGTGGACCAGCGCGAGGCGTTGTTGCTGGCTATGCTGGCGCTGGGTGCCAATCATCGTCAGGCCATGCGCAACCTGTATAGTATGGTGGTGCGCAGCGCATTGATCCCGACTATCGACAGCCTGAAAAGCGTCGGCATGATTCATATTCCGGGAATTACCGCAGGCATGATTCTGGCGGGCATGGCACCGCTCGCCGCGGTATCCATGCAATTGGTAGTGATGGTGATGTTGACTGCGTCGGTAACCTTGAGTGTCTCCACCGCGGTCCTGCTGGCGGCACCACGCGCCCTGGTTTTTTCTCAACGTATTGAGGGGTAA
- the rnt gene encoding ribonuclease T — protein sequence MAALAGRFRGFLPVVVDVETSGFDPDRNALLEVAAIIIGGEVGQLRPIATHHFHVQPFAGAVLDPAALAFTGIDPFQPLRGAISEEEALRGVFRPVRTAIKTAQCRRAILVGHNASFDLSFIKAAEKRTGVKNNPFHLFSTFDTVSLAGLAYGETVLAKAAMAAGLDWDHTQAHSALYDARQTAELFCRIVNRYDLNREYP from the coding sequence ATGGCGGCTTTGGCCGGACGTTTTCGCGGCTTTTTGCCGGTAGTAGTCGATGTGGAAACATCAGGATTTGATCCTGACCGTAATGCATTGTTAGAAGTGGCTGCGATTATAATCGGCGGCGAAGTGGGGCAATTACGGCCGATAGCCACGCACCACTTTCATGTGCAGCCCTTTGCCGGGGCTGTGCTTGACCCAGCAGCATTGGCATTCACTGGTATTGATCCATTTCAGCCGCTGCGCGGCGCGATTTCCGAGGAGGAGGCCTTGCGCGGAGTTTTCAGGCCAGTGCGCACGGCTATAAAAACCGCCCAATGTCGACGTGCCATTCTTGTGGGGCACAATGCCTCTTTTGACTTGTCCTTTATCAAGGCAGCAGAAAAGCGGACGGGCGTTAAAAATAACCCCTTTCATCTTTTCAGCACCTTTGACACCGTCAGTCTGGCCGGGTTGGCCTATGGTGAGACCGTGCTGGCTAAGGCGGCTATGGCTGCCGGTCTGGACTGGGACCACACGCAGGCGCATTCGGCGCTCTATGATGCGCGCCAGACGGCGGAATTATTCTGCCGCATTGTGAATCGGTATGATCTCAACCGGGAATATCCCTGA
- a CDS encoding CDP-6-deoxy-delta-3,4-glucoseen reductase — MPYRLHIEPSGHEMDCDSDETILEAALRHGFNIPYSCRNGTCATCKGRILSGEVDYGTVEEKTLSAAEKEAGLALFCQAVPLSDVTIEVREIGAAKDIQIKTLPSRVVKIVDLAPDVRALFLKIPDSERLQFLPGQYIDILLKDGGRRGFSLANMPGDDALLELHIKKVPGGAFTGHVFGALKEKDILRFEGPLGTFFIRQESTRPLLMVATGTGFAPIKSMLESLFAQGSVRPIYFYWGVRHAEDFYYQDLLNEWQSCHDHFQVTRIVSRPDASWSGATGYVTAHVIHDFPDASAIDAYICGHPDMVFSVSDALQGAGLNAEHVFADAFVFAKAKTS; from the coding sequence ATGCCTTACCGTCTGCATATTGAACCCAGTGGCCACGAGATGGATTGTGATAGTGATGAAACCATCCTGGAGGCGGCTCTACGGCACGGTTTTAACATCCCCTACAGTTGTCGCAATGGTACCTGTGCGACCTGCAAGGGGCGTATTCTCAGCGGAGAAGTGGATTACGGGACGGTGGAAGAAAAAACATTGTCGGCTGCGGAGAAAGAGGCGGGGCTAGCGCTCTTCTGTCAGGCGGTGCCCTTGTCCGACGTGACGATAGAAGTCCGGGAGATCGGTGCCGCTAAAGATATTCAGATCAAAACCCTGCCGTCGCGAGTAGTCAAAATAGTGGACTTGGCACCTGATGTGCGCGCGCTCTTTCTAAAAATTCCTGATTCGGAGCGCCTGCAGTTCCTTCCCGGGCAGTACATCGACATTCTTCTGAAAGATGGTGGCAGACGGGGTTTTTCCCTCGCCAATATGCCCGGCGACGATGCACTGTTAGAACTGCACATTAAAAAAGTGCCTGGCGGCGCCTTTACCGGGCATGTGTTCGGTGCTTTGAAAGAAAAGGACATCCTGCGTTTTGAAGGCCCGTTAGGCACCTTTTTTATTCGTCAGGAGTCCACTCGTCCTTTGCTGATGGTCGCCACCGGCACGGGCTTTGCACCTATTAAAAGTATGCTCGAATCTCTCTTCGCGCAGGGCTCCGTACGTCCGATCTATTTTTATTGGGGTGTACGCCATGCGGAGGATTTTTATTATCAGGACTTACTGAATGAATGGCAGTCGTGTCACGACCACTTTCAGGTAACCCGGATAGTATCGCGTCCGGATGCTTCCTGGTCGGGAGCTACCGGTTATGTTACTGCACACGTCATTCATGATTTTCCAGACGCGAGCGCAATCGATGCCTATATCTGTGGGCATCCCGATATGGTGTTTTCCGTATCCGACGCTTTACAGGGAGCAGGATTGAATGCTGAACACGTTTTTGCTGATGCGTTTGTATTTGCCAAAGCAAAAACAAGCTGA
- a CDS encoding zinc ribbon domain-containing protein encodes MSNFTMKKWIHQLEIEKNRCQSCGMPLQFDPHGGGTEVDGNRSARYCSYCYAAGQFKEPELTLDAMQHRVRQLMRNRNAPWYIRAYMAHRIPTLARWRGCKKR; translated from the coding sequence ATGTCTAATTTCACCATGAAAAAATGGATACACCAATTGGAAATTGAGAAAAACCGCTGCCAGAGTTGTGGTATGCCACTACAGTTTGACCCCCACGGAGGGGGGACGGAGGTCGACGGCAATCGTAGCGCCCGTTACTGTAGCTATTGCTATGCGGCGGGTCAGTTCAAGGAACCAGAGCTGACGCTGGACGCCATGCAGCACCGCGTCCGCCAGTTGATGCGCAACCGCAATGCACCATGGTATATCCGCGCTTACATGGCGCACCGCATACCAACGCTGGCGCGCTGGCGGGGATGCAAAAAGCGTTAG
- a CDS encoding TetR/AcrR family transcriptional regulator — translation MEDLSLAIESEGRQRILAAAERLFSDKAFDAVSMNAIALQAGISKANIYHYFPNKDALYLAVLRAASQSLRTLLNDAVNAHGAVVDVLRHFARCHLQALLDRPELVRLVWREILEKGAPRAQEFAEQGFADVFSALVAVLEAGQSRGELRVDFDPALVATLLLGANVFFFQSRDILRHYPPITFADDPAGYDAGIVEILLRGLIPESSIDTAST, via the coding sequence ATGGAAGATTTGTCACTGGCAATCGAAAGTGAGGGACGACAGCGGATTTTGGCGGCCGCTGAAAGGCTCTTCTCCGATAAGGCATTTGATGCTGTCTCCATGAATGCCATCGCTTTGCAGGCGGGTATCAGCAAAGCCAATATTTATCATTATTTTCCCAACAAAGATGCGCTCTATCTTGCGGTATTGCGTGCGGCCAGCCAGAGTTTGCGGACATTGCTCAATGATGCGGTCAACGCCCACGGAGCCGTGGTGGATGTGCTCCGGCATTTTGCGCGCTGCCATCTCCAGGCGCTGTTGGACCGACCGGAACTAGTGCGTCTGGTATGGCGGGAAATTCTTGAAAAGGGTGCGCCGAGAGCGCAGGAGTTCGCCGAACAGGGCTTTGCTGATGTATTTTCGGCGCTGGTCGCAGTGCTCGAAGCCGGTCAATCCCGGGGTGAATTGCGGGTAGATTTTGACCCGGCACTGGTGGCAACCTTGTTGTTGGGCGCAAATGTTTTCTTTTTCCAGTCCCGGGATATCTTGCGCCATTATCCGCCCATTACCTTTGCCGACGATCCCGCAGGTTATGACGCCGGAATTGTGGAGATTCTCTTGCGCGGGCTGATTCCTGAGTCTTCGATAGATACGGCGAGTACGTGA
- the argB gene encoding acetylglutamate kinase yields MHNDPHLQAHILVEALPYMQRFHGRTIVIKYGGNAMTEARLQEQFAYDVTLMKQVGMNPVVVHGGGPQIGAMLERLGVRTHFVDGMRVTDTATMEVVEMVLGGRVNKEIVQAINRAGGRAVGLTGKDGGLLRARPLRRDGVDLGLVGEVAQVDPDIIRLLDQGDFIPVVAPIGVGSLGESYNINADLVAGALAATLNAEKLILMTNVAGVLDQDGQLRTRLEAAEVGRMIADGRIYGGMLPKIQCCQDAVAAGVHAAHIIDGRVPHALLLEIFTDAGVGTLISDTK; encoded by the coding sequence ATGCACAATGATCCCCACCTGCAGGCGCATATATTGGTAGAGGCATTACCTTACATGCAGCGTTTCCATGGTCGTACCATCGTTATCAAATATGGTGGCAATGCCATGACCGAAGCCCGTCTTCAGGAGCAGTTTGCCTACGATGTGACCCTGATGAAACAGGTAGGCATGAATCCGGTGGTGGTGCATGGCGGCGGACCGCAGATCGGTGCCATGCTGGAGCGACTCGGGGTGCGGACCCATTTTGTGGATGGCATGCGAGTGACCGATACGGCGACCATGGAAGTGGTGGAAATGGTCCTCGGCGGGCGCGTCAATAAGGAGATTGTGCAAGCCATCAACCGGGCGGGCGGCCGCGCGGTGGGGCTGACGGGAAAGGATGGTGGATTGCTGCGCGCCCGTCCTTTGCGTCGGGATGGCGTTGACCTCGGTCTGGTGGGCGAGGTCGCTCAGGTGGATCCAGATATTATCCGCCTGCTGGATCAGGGCGACTTCATTCCGGTGGTGGCCCCGATCGGGGTGGGCTCCCTGGGCGAATCCTACAATATCAATGCCGATCTGGTGGCTGGCGCTCTCGCTGCGACGTTGAATGCCGAGAAGCTGATTCTGATGACCAATGTCGCTGGCGTGCTGGATCAGGATGGGCAGTTGCGCACGCGTCTGGAAGCCGCCGAGGTAGGTCGGATGATCGCCGATGGCCGTATTTATGGCGGCATGTTACCCAAGATTCAGTGCTGCCAGGATGCGGTGGCGGCCGGGGTGCATGCCGCGCATATCATTGATGGTCGGGTACCTCATGCGTTATTGCTGGAAATTTTTACCGACGCTGGCGTGGGTACGTTGATCTCTGATACGAAGTGA
- a CDS encoding HlyD family secretion protein has translation MRWLKRLLVLIIVVVVAFGAYVYFQIADYYPNTDDAYVHAHVVNIAPRVTGHIDAIYVHDNQVVQAGQPLVKVDPRAYLYDVQKAKAELMQAERQTAAIRANIAGAQANISADQVNYQNARHNAQRAAALAAQKYLSAQQADNKMTAAKSAGARLDADQAALAETQAQQVLNGARIAAAQAALRTAELYLSETTLYAPITGVVSKVDNIHVGDVVTVNQDIFPLIGNAEYWVEANYKETDLDRVHPGQSADVIIDMYPNHRFKGKVVSLSGGAGNAFSLLPPENATGNWVKVTQRVPVRVLITNPDPKFPLRIGTSASVTVDTGGAPGWVKLLRPIL, from the coding sequence ATGCGCTGGCTCAAACGCCTTTTGGTTCTGATCATCGTCGTCGTGGTTGCCTTTGGTGCCTACGTCTACTTCCAGATTGCTGATTACTACCCCAACACGGACGATGCTTATGTACATGCCCATGTCGTGAACATTGCACCGCGTGTTACAGGACATATCGATGCTATCTATGTACATGACAATCAGGTCGTGCAGGCTGGACAGCCTTTGGTCAAAGTGGATCCGCGGGCCTATCTCTACGACGTGCAGAAGGCCAAGGCTGAACTGATGCAGGCGGAACGGCAGACTGCTGCCATTCGGGCCAACATTGCCGGAGCGCAGGCCAACATCAGCGCCGACCAGGTCAACTACCAGAATGCCCGGCACAATGCCCAACGCGCAGCGGCATTGGCAGCGCAGAAATACCTCTCTGCGCAACAGGCGGATAACAAAATGACCGCGGCGAAAAGTGCCGGGGCGCGCCTGGATGCCGATCAGGCTGCTTTGGCGGAGACGCAGGCGCAGCAAGTCCTCAACGGCGCCCGTATTGCCGCCGCGCAAGCGGCCCTACGTACGGCCGAACTCTATCTGTCTGAAACCACGCTCTACGCGCCCATCACCGGGGTCGTCAGCAAAGTGGATAATATCCATGTGGGCGACGTGGTCACTGTGAATCAAGATATTTTCCCCCTGATTGGCAACGCGGAATACTGGGTTGAGGCCAACTACAAAGAAACCGATCTCGACCGCGTGCACCCGGGGCAGAGTGCGGACGTCATCATTGACATGTACCCCAATCATCGCTTCAAAGGAAAGGTAGTGAGCCTGAGTGGTGGTGCTGGCAACGCCTTCTCGCTGCTACCACCGGAAAATGCTACGGGTAACTGGGTCAAGGTGACGCAGCGGGTACCGGTGCGTGTTCTCATCACCAACCCGGACCCCAAGTTCCCTCTACGGATCGGTACCAGTGCGTCGGTTACGGTGGATACGGGTGGCGCGCCGGGTTGGGTCAAGTTGCTGCGGCCTATCCTCTGA
- a CDS encoding acyloxyacyl hydrolase → MKDGNGILAGILGVTALSLLAAGPAWAEGAGLHVIQGGPAYFNAGIGAFNAAGVEPGPGHRGNATLPEIDLEYQSASKLFGVGALWGVVANTNGGFMGYTGLYSDIAWDHWVLTPVLGMGGYNQGRGKYLDGTFQFRLELSLAYQFADQSRLGLKIAHISNAYIAQEDPGEDEVMLNYSIPLSFGDHS, encoded by the coding sequence ATGAAGGATGGTAATGGAATCCTGGCGGGGATTCTGGGCGTGACGGCGTTGAGTTTGTTGGCGGCCGGGCCAGCCTGGGCAGAGGGTGCGGGGTTGCATGTGATTCAGGGCGGGCCAGCTTATTTCAACGCTGGTATTGGTGCCTTTAATGCGGCGGGCGTTGAGCCCGGTCCCGGACATCGGGGTAACGCGACGCTTCCAGAAATTGATCTGGAATATCAGTCCGCCTCCAAGTTGTTTGGTGTTGGTGCATTGTGGGGTGTCGTCGCTAATACCAATGGCGGTTTCATGGGTTACACTGGCCTGTACTCGGATATTGCCTGGGACCACTGGGTGCTGACGCCGGTGCTCGGCATGGGCGGATATAATCAGGGGCGGGGCAAATATCTGGATGGCACCTTCCAGTTCCGCTTGGAATTGAGCCTGGCCTATCAGTTTGCGGATCAATCGCGACTGGGGCTCAAGATCGCCCACATTTCCAACGCCTATATCGCCCAGGAGGACCCTGGTGAAGACGAAGTCATGCTGAACTACTCCATTCCCCTGTCTTTTGGTGATCACTCCTGA
- a CDS encoding MFS transporter, protein MTTPKNALDGRERRSIIALAGIFGLRLLGLFLVLPVFSVYAHGLHGAMRHPVLIGVALGAYGLTQAIFQIPFGRLSDKWGRKPVIAAGLLIFAIGSVIAAQATDIEWLLVGRIIQGAGAVAAAIIALTADLVREERWTKAMATIGITIGISFSVSLVLSAPLAQWIGVQGIFWLTAALSILAIGVLYKVIPAVPARFHRDAEMNPAALKDVLRNPNLLRLDFGIFSLHTGLTALFVVLPLVLIDPQHPLLSEADQWMLYLPVMLLSFVAMIPFIIVGEAKHRLREVFVLAIAILLAAVIWMALSNHSIWSIAIALFLFFVGFNVLEASLPSLVAKFCHPGAKGTATGVYTTAEFLGAFSGGLLGGLLYLPGQHNYSDVFWAVAAIYLIWLIVALTMQQPRYVATRIFPLPADSQDNTQLTRQLLQLPGVVEVAVFPDEGAVYCKVESKTYDDERVRSVIG, encoded by the coding sequence ATGACGACCCCAAAAAACGCTTTGGACGGACGTGAACGTCGATCCATTATTGCCTTGGCCGGAATATTTGGTTTACGCCTGCTCGGCTTGTTTCTGGTATTACCGGTGTTTTCCGTGTATGCGCATGGATTGCATGGGGCAATGCGCCATCCGGTGCTCATTGGCGTTGCTCTGGGTGCTTACGGTCTGACTCAGGCCATTTTTCAAATCCCCTTCGGCAGACTGTCCGATAAGTGGGGCAGAAAACCCGTCATTGCGGCAGGACTCCTCATTTTTGCCATTGGCAGCGTTATCGCCGCACAGGCCACCGACATCGAGTGGTTGCTGGTAGGGCGAATCATACAAGGTGCAGGTGCCGTAGCCGCCGCCATCATCGCGCTCACCGCGGATCTGGTGCGTGAAGAACGCTGGACCAAGGCTATGGCCACTATTGGCATTACCATTGGCATCAGCTTTAGCGTGTCGCTGGTGTTATCCGCGCCGTTAGCCCAATGGATTGGGGTGCAAGGGATCTTTTGGTTGACAGCGGCGCTCTCCATCCTCGCCATCGGCGTGCTCTACAAGGTGATTCCGGCTGTTCCAGCACGCTTCCATCGCGACGCCGAAATGAATCCTGCGGCGCTGAAGGACGTACTGAGGAATCCCAATCTGCTCCGTTTGGACTTTGGTATATTTTCACTCCACACTGGTCTGACAGCGCTCTTCGTAGTGCTGCCCTTGGTACTTATTGATCCGCAGCATCCTCTCCTCTCTGAGGCGGATCAGTGGATGCTGTATCTTCCGGTCATGCTGCTGTCTTTCGTGGCCATGATCCCTTTTATCATTGTCGGTGAGGCGAAGCATCGTCTCCGTGAGGTCTTTGTGCTGGCGATTGCAATTTTGCTGGCCGCCGTCATCTGGATGGCGCTCTCCAATCACAGCATCTGGTCTATTGCCATCGCGCTCTTTCTGTTTTTTGTGGGTTTCAATGTGCTGGAGGCAAGCTTACCTTCTCTGGTGGCCAAGTTCTGCCATCCGGGCGCCAAGGGAACGGCCACTGGCGTATATACCACGGCGGAGTTTTTAGGGGCATTCAGCGGCGGTTTGTTGGGAGGATTACTTTATCTGCCCGGTCAACACAACTACAGTGATGTCTTTTGGGCCGTGGCAGCCATCTATTTGATCTGGTTGATAGTGGCACTCACGATGCAGCAGCCACGTTACGTCGCTACCAGGATATTTCCACTCCCTGCCGATAGTCAAGACAACACCCAACTCACCCGGCAACTTCTGCAGTTGCCTGGAGTAGTGGAAGTGGCGGTTTTTCCAGATGAGGGCGCGGTGTATTGCAAAGTAGAGAGCAAAACATACGATGATGAGCGGGTGCGGTCGGTTATAGGATAG
- a CDS encoding chloride channel protein: MELSAWSHRSLEPHHEGPGLILLGAGVGLLTGLGAVLFHYLIAGIHNAAILGALGIAQNAREHTPVSPWGAWIILVPVIGALLVTVLVRNFAPEAQGAGVSQVLRAVHADRGHMRPVIAIMRPMATAITIGTGGSAGREGPAMQFGAAIGALVGHLFRVPDHRRIHLLGCGVGAGIAAVFNAPLGGWFLAMEVIVPDWRPWTVLSTLVATASASWVTQKVFGSAHLFAHASITHWNGSFMLPTVAVLGSFMAPISIGFIRLMDGVDAYSRQLLQNPYTRHMSGMLLVGMLIYLTDRLTGHYYLIGGSYAGISDVLIQQIRWPLLLLILLVLKAVATSLTIGTGGSGGIFSPSLFMGAALGSCLGMLLEPIIGAPHLASLFALCGMAGMVAATTGALLSAPVMVVELTGNYHILLPTMVTALTAFAVRRVFLQDSIYTLPLHREGLPVPENHYIVEEKMDDK, encoded by the coding sequence ATGGAACTTTCCGCATGGTCTCATCGCAGTTTGGAGCCGCATCACGAAGGTCCGGGTTTGATTCTGCTGGGTGCCGGAGTGGGTTTATTGACCGGGTTGGGTGCCGTACTTTTCCATTATCTGATTGCCGGCATTCATAATGCAGCGATTTTAGGCGCTTTGGGTATTGCGCAAAACGCACGGGAACATACTCCCGTATCCCCGTGGGGCGCATGGATTATTCTTGTGCCGGTGATCGGCGCCCTGCTGGTAACCGTGCTGGTGCGCAACTTTGCACCGGAGGCGCAGGGTGCCGGAGTCAGCCAGGTACTACGTGCGGTGCATGCCGACCGGGGCCATATGCGGCCGGTGATTGCGATCATGCGACCGATGGCGACAGCCATCACCATTGGCACGGGTGGCTCTGCTGGCCGCGAGGGTCCAGCCATGCAGTTCGGTGCCGCTATCGGTGCCCTGGTAGGGCATCTTTTTCGAGTGCCGGATCACCGACGCATCCATTTGTTGGGTTGTGGCGTTGGTGCCGGTATCGCCGCCGTCTTCAATGCGCCTCTGGGTGGGTGGTTTCTAGCCATGGAAGTGATCGTGCCCGACTGGCGGCCCTGGACCGTCCTGTCCACACTCGTGGCAACGGCCTCTGCCAGTTGGGTGACGCAGAAGGTTTTCGGGAGCGCCCACCTCTTCGCGCATGCCAGCATCACCCATTGGAATGGCAGCTTCATGTTACCGACCGTTGCCGTGCTGGGCAGTTTCATGGCGCCGATAAGCATCGGTTTTATCCGGCTGATGGATGGTGTTGACGCCTATAGTCGGCAACTACTGCAAAATCCTTACACAAGACACATGTCCGGCATGCTGCTGGTCGGTATGCTGATTTATCTGACTGATCGTCTGACGGGCCATTACTATTTGATCGGCGGCAGCTATGCGGGGATATCCGACGTACTGATCCAGCAGATTCGCTGGCCACTACTCCTACTGATTCTGCTGGTCCTGAAGGCGGTGGCTACCAGTTTGACCATTGGTACCGGTGGTTCCGGGGGAATTTTCTCGCCTTCCCTATTTATGGGGGCTGCACTTGGCAGTTGTTTGGGAATGCTCCTGGAACCCATTATCGGTGCCCCGCATCTGGCGTCCCTGTTCGCGCTGTGTGGAATGGCCGGTATGGTGGCGGCCACCACGGGTGCGTTGCTCAGTGCGCCGGTGATGGTAGTGGAATTGACCGGAAACTACCATATTCTGTTGCCGACCATGGTGACTGCCCTGACCGCTTTCGCCGTACGTCGTGTGTTTTTGCAGGACAGCATCTATACCTTACCATTGCACCGCGAAGGGCTACCCGTGCCTGAAAACCATTATATCGTCGAAGAGAAAATGGATGACAAATGA